A genomic region of Macaca thibetana thibetana isolate TM-01 chromosome 14, ASM2454274v1, whole genome shotgun sequence contains the following coding sequences:
- the SCT gene encoding secretin encodes MAPRPLLLLLLLLGGSAARPAPPRARRHSDGTFTSELSRLREGARLQRLLQGLVGKRSEQDAENSTAWSRLGAGLLCPSGSDTPTLQAWMPLGGAWSPWLPPGPRPGVMVSEPAGAAAEGTLRPR; translated from the exons ATGGCCCCCCGgcccctcctgctgctgctgctgctcctcggGGGCTCCGCCGCGCGCCCCGCGCCCCCCAG GGCCCGGCGACACTCGGACGGGACGTTCACCAGCGAGCTCAGCCGCCTGCGGGAGGGCGCGCGGCTCCAGCGGCTGCTGCAGGGCCTGGTGGGGAAGCGCAG CGAGCAGGACGCAGAGAACAGCACGGCCTGGTCCAGGCTCGGCGCGGGTCTGCTCTGCCCGTCCGGGTCCGACACGCCCACCCTGCAGGCCTG GATGCCCCTGGGCGGGGCCTGGTCTCCCTGGCTGCCCCCTGGGCCCAGGCCTGGGGTTATGGTTTCAGAACCTGCCGGTGCTGCTGCAGAAGGAACCCTGCGACCGAGATGA